Proteins from a genomic interval of Musa acuminata AAA Group cultivar baxijiao chromosome BXJ1-9, Cavendish_Baxijiao_AAA, whole genome shotgun sequence:
- the LOC135592246 gene encoding uncharacterized protein LOC135592246: protein MKPPPPSAAALPQKLRGHLSGAISFLLVFSLGYILGFLSAPSNSSPLAPLSPTAPTKTAERIVKAPPPPPPPPPHDLLRFRTQCADPIPQSEVLKTILERVHDGKSPFDGFPSPETSEHLLPPAARPRGWGSTMPVFRDLIESIRPLTIIELGTFLGASALHMATVAANLSLPAVILCVDDFRGWPGARARFPRDLPRPRHGDALLLHQFMAGVAAAGTAAAGRVVPVPFSTASALAALCEWGVYGDLIEVDAGHDFHSAWADINMAWAVLRPGGVLFGHDYHTAADDHGVRRAVTLFAGVKGVQVRPHGQHWVLSPKPPISY from the coding sequence ATGAAACCCCCTCCTCCATCAGCCGCCGCCCTGCCGCAGAAGCTCCGGGGCCACCTTTCCGGTGCCATCTCTTTCCTCCTCGTCTTCTCCCTTGGCTACATCCTCGGCTTCCTCTCTGCCCCCTCCAACTCCTCTCCGCTCGCCCCGCTCTCGCCCACGGCGCCGACGAAGACGGCGGAGCGGATAGTGAaagcgccgcctcctcctcctcctcctccgccgcatgatctcctaagattccgAACCCAGTGTGCGGACCCCATTCCCCAGTCCGAGGTGCTTAAGACGATTCTGGAGAGGGTACACGACGggaagtcgcccttcgacggcttCCCGTCGCCGGAAACGTCGGAGCACCTCCTACCCCCGGCGGCGCGGCCCCGAGGGTGGGGCTCCACCATGCCGGTGTTCCGCGACTTGATCGAGTCCATCCGACCCCTCACCATCATCGAGCTCGGCACCTTCCTCGGGGCGTCGGCGCTCCATATGGCGACCGTGGCCGCCAATCTGTCGCTCCCTGCCGTCATCCTCTGCGTGGACGACTTCCGGGGGTGGCCGGGCGCCCGGGCCCGCTTCCCTCGCGACCTGCCACGTCCGCGCCACGGCGATGCGCTGCTGCTCCACCAGTTCATGGCCGGAGTGGCGGCGGCAGGCACAGCGGCTGCGGGGCGAGTGGTACCGGTGCCGTTCTCCACCGCGTCGGCACTGGCGGCTCTGTGCGAGTGGGGGGTGTACGGAGACCTGATCGAGGTGGACGCGGGGCACGACTTCCACTCAGCCTGGGCGGACAtcaacatggcctgggcggttctcCGACCGGGCGGCGTCCTCTTCGGCCACGATTACCACACGGCTGCCGACGATCACGGCGTCCGCCGCGCCGTCACGCTTTTCGCCGGCGTTAAGGGCGTGCAGGTCCGGCCGCACGGTCAGCACTGGGTCCTCTCCCCGAAGCCACCCATCTCTTATTAA
- the LOC135592247 gene encoding probable ribosome biogenesis protein RLP24, which produces MRIEKCWFCSSTIYPGHGIQFVRNDAKIFRFCRSKCHKNFKMKRNPRKVKWTKAYRRLHGKDMTQDSTFEFERRRNRPERYDRNVTEMTLKAIKKIDKIRVDREVRHHKMRMKGKKTFEQQAAIKELENSIDLVKAPVALQQDSQFTLAKIKVKVSQSQPEGERMEE; this is translated from the exons ATGAGAATAGAAAAGTGTTGGTTCTGCTCATCGACCATATATCCGGGACATGGAATTCAATTTGTTCGAAATGATGCAAAG ATATTCCGATTCTGCCGTTCGAAATGCCATAAGAATTTCAAAATGAAGAGAAATCCTCGCAAGGTGAAATGGACAAAGGCATATAGACGATTGCATGGGAAGGATATGACTCAG GACTCAACATTCGAGTTTGAAAGGAGACGTAACAGGCCTGAAAGATATGATAGAAATGTTACAGAGATGACACTGAAGGCTATAAAGAAGATTGACAAAATCAGAGTGGATAGGGAGGTTAGACACCACAAAATGAG GATGAAGGGTAAAAAGACATTTGAGCAGCAGGCAGCAATTAAGGAGTTGGAGAACAGTATTGATTTGGTCAAAGCGCCTGTTGCCCTGCAGCAGGATTCACAATTTACTCTTGCAAAGATTAAAGTCAAGGTTTCTCAATCACAGCCTGAGGGAGAGCGCATGGAAGAATAA
- the LOC135592249 gene encoding protein cornichon homolog 1-like, giving the protein MVFVWLTAFFLVVVLIALVIYQLMCLADLEFDYINPYDSASRINKVIYPEFALQGALCLLFLLSGNWLMFLLCVPNLYYNVRLYQRRQHLIDVTEIFNQLNREKKRRLFKLVTLVILLFLTLFWMIWSILEDDE; this is encoded by the exons ATGGTGTTCGTTTGGCTCACCGCCTTCTTCCTCGTCGTGGTCCTCATCGCCCTCGTCATCTATCAG CTCATGTGCCTTGCAGACCTAGAGTTTGATTATATCAATCCATATGATTCAGCTTCACGGATAAATAAAGTGATATATCCAGAGTTTGCCTTACAAGGAGCCTTGTGCTTACTCTTTCTCTTATCTGGAAATTGGTTGATGTTCTTGCTTTGTGTTCCAAATCTTTACTACAATGTGAGACT GTATCAGCGACGGCAACATCTGATAGATGTAACTGAGATATTTAATCAGCTCAATAGAGAAAAGAAACGGCGCCTTTTCAAGCTCGTCACTCTTGTTATCCTTCTGTTCTTGACTTTGTTTTG GATGATCTGGAGCATATTGGAGGATGATGAATAA